The sequence CACCGTCGTGGGCACGGCGGGCTCTGCGACGCCCTGGCCGCCGGCAGGGGGGAGGTGGCCCGGCTGCGTCGGGCCCTGGCCGCGGTGCCTTTGCCGCGGGCGGCGGACGGGCGGCTGGTGCTGGCCGCCGACATCACCTGCTGGCTGCGGCCCGACGCGCACACCTCACCACAACGGATCCTGTGCCACACCTACGGACGCGGCAAGGACCAGCACATTCCCGTCCCCGGCTGGCTGTACTCGGTGATCTGCGCACTGGAGACGGGCCGCAGCTCGTGGACCGCTCCGTTGGACGCACTGCGTCTCGCCCCGGGTGACGACGCCGCCACGGTCACCGCTGGGCAGATGCGTGAACTGGTCGAGCGGCTCGTCAGCGCCGGGCAGTGGGGAGGCGGCGACCCGGACATCCTGATCGTGGTGGACGCCGGTTACGACGTGCCCCGTCTGGCCTTCCTGCTCAGGGATCTGCCGGTGCAGGTGCTGGGCCGGATGCGCTCGGACCGCGTCCTGCGTCGCGCTGCACCACCCCGTGAGCCCGGCACCCGGGGCTGCCCGTCCCGCCACGGTGGCGAGTTCGTGTTCGGCGACCCCGCCACCTGGAACACCCCTGACGCGGCGACCGTGACCGAGACCCGCCTCTACGGCGTCGCAGCCGCCCGGGCCTGGGACCGGCTCCACCCGAGGCTGACCCATCGCTCCCCCTGGACCGCCCAGCTGGGTGCGCTGCCGGTGATCGAGGGCACCGTGATCCTCCTGAAGGTCGAGCGCCTGCCCAGCGGTGCCACCCCCAAGCCGGTATGGCTGTGGTGGTCGGGCACCGACGCCACCGCAGCCCAGGTCGACCTGCTCTGGCAAGCCTTCCTGCGGCGCTTCGACATCGAGCACACCTTCCGCCTGTTCAAGCAGACCCTGGGCTGGACCTGTCCGAGGATCCGAACCCCGGAGGCCGCCGACCGCTGGACCTGGCTGATCCTCGCGGCCTTCACCCAGTTCCGGCTCGCCCGCCCGCTCGCCGCTGACCTTCGCCCCCTTGGGAGAAACCGGCCCCGACCGACAGACTCACCCCTGCCCGAGTCCGCCGCGACTTCCGGCACCTCCGCCCGAAGGCCGTCTGTCCCGCCGGAGCACCGAAATCCTCCCGCCCCGGTCCCGGACGACCACCCGGACGCAAGAACACCCGGCCGACCCCACGCCACGACGTCCACACAGTCCGCAAAACGGGCATCACGAAATCGAATGCGAAGAAGTCCACTTCTCCTCGCCCACGCCGCACAGGTTAAAGATCAAGCTAAGGGCTGTCCCGTCATCCCTGCCGGATCAGCGCGCGGCGTCAGATGCGGTGCATCGCAGGGCGGAGGGACGTCCGCATACTGGATGTATTCGGGTGTCGACAACGCGGCGAGGCGCCGTAGCTGTCGTCGTGCGCCCCGGCAGGGATTGCGGGACAGCCCTCGGCGTCTTCGCATGACGACTGAGAGCGCCCGCCGGGATCTGGCGGCCACGTGCACGGCTGCGGACAGCGGCTACATCCTGCGCGTGGTGCGTTGGGGCAGCAGTGAGCTCCTCGCGGAGGAGGACCTCACGCACTGGCCCGGCTGGCCCGACTTCCCGGTCGATGCCGCCCACGCGGCGGGGGGGCTTGTGATGCTCGGCTACATGATCTGGCCCGACAGCATCACGCCGGACTCGCTCCTGGGGTGGCGGCCTGTGCCGGATGGGCGGGGGTGGTCGGCGCGGGTCGGAACGTTCGAGCAGCTGCGAGACGCCGGAATGCGGGACGCTGAAATCCGATCGCGGCTGCGCGGGGCCGTCCGGCCGGCGGTGATCCGGAGACGCTGTTGCCCTGGGTGTGGTGCTTCCCCCGGGTGGCACCGCATCCCGTTACGGCGAAGGGCCGTTCCGTACCCGTTTCCGGCGTGCGGAGCGGCCCTTTCGTGTTCCGGTCGGGTGGTTCAACAGGCCGCTGAGC is a genomic window of Streptomyces sp. YPW6 containing:
- a CDS encoding NF041680 family putative transposase, whose translation is MSVLHQAVRQDPFEELSRFRGEFYSCLTRRADALFELADAVLCAVGPVRSLVELSLVGEHRRGHGGLCDALAAGRGEVARLRRALAAVPLPRAADGRLVLAADITCWLRPDAHTSPQRILCHTYGRGKDQHIPVPGWLYSVICALETGRSSWTAPLDALRLAPGDDAATVTAGQMRELVERLVSAGQWGGGDPDILIVVDAGYDVPRLAFLLRDLPVQVLGRMRSDRVLRRAAPPREPGTRGCPSRHGGEFVFGDPATWNTPDAATVTETRLYGVAAARAWDRLHPRLTHRSPWTAQLGALPVIEGTVILLKVERLPSGATPKPVWLWWSGTDATAAQVDLLWQAFLRRFDIEHTFRLFKQTLGWTCPRIRTPEAADRWTWLILAAFTQFRLARPLAADLRPLGRNRPRPTDSPLPESAATSGTSARRPSVPPEHRNPPAPVPDDHPDARTPGRPHATTSTQSAKRASRNRMRRSPLLLAHAAQVKDQAKGCPVIPAGSARGVRCGASQGGGTSAYWMYSGVDNAARRRSCRRAPRQGLRDSPRRLRMTTESARRDLAATCTAADSGYILRVVRWGSSELLAEEDLTHWPGWPDFPVDAAHAAGGLVMLGYMIWPDSITPDSLLGWRPVPDGRGWSARVGTFEQLRDAGMRDAEIRSRLRGAVRPAVIRRRCCPGCGASPGWHRIPLRRRAVPYPFPACGAALSCSGRVVQQAAEQVEVSDGAGTYRVFALLNRGDPHAVRRDRSG